In Pedobacter sp. SL55, the following proteins share a genomic window:
- a CDS encoding ankyrin repeat domain-containing protein, whose translation MSFILACEQGNRKIAELILQQEVTDVNYTDEKGRTALHYASHRGYIEICEALLAKGADINYEDRNGETPLFFATLQNQTEVVKLLLAKNAKGDIKDYQGNNLLHIATRNGQKVLCELFLANGFDLESVNNNGETPLMVAVMHAKKPLIDLFMQKEANVFVTTKDRNNLLHLALQSGNLPIIKLLLEKGIPVDEPNSGGTTPLLFACSNNNIMLTKLFLEFGADVFQTNKNGISPIYYACAYNQKQMVQLFLTQGLDVNFQTPTQGAVTLGSYLDFVESAQDLSSDSLYHLSSSYTSGGESLLHLAVKNSHLYMVELLLKNGADVNIQDESENTALHYASSNGKKDIVALLIKNGADVNLTNVREQKPLDYANQRGFNEIAAMILQQNPSDTALPKQNPLANNPIDLTPKASVSKEDIKAKLKELKELYEEDLISEDEFNEKKKELLSRM comes from the coding sequence ATGTCATTTATATTAGCCTGCGAACAAGGCAACCGAAAAATAGCAGAATTAATACTGCAACAAGAAGTAACCGATGTTAACTATACCGATGAAAAAGGCAGAACCGCCTTGCATTATGCATCACACCGTGGCTACATCGAAATTTGCGAAGCTTTGCTTGCCAAAGGTGCAGACATTAATTACGAAGACCGAAATGGAGAAACGCCACTGTTTTTTGCCACTTTGCAAAATCAAACCGAGGTAGTAAAATTGCTTTTGGCTAAAAATGCCAAAGGTGATATCAAAGATTATCAAGGTAACAATTTGCTACACATTGCCACCCGAAACGGACAAAAAGTGCTCTGCGAATTGTTTTTAGCCAATGGTTTCGATTTGGAAAGCGTAAACAACAACGGCGAAACGCCTTTGATGGTTGCTGTGATGCATGCTAAAAAACCGTTGATTGATCTATTCATGCAAAAAGAAGCCAATGTTTTTGTGACTACTAAAGACAGAAACAACTTATTGCATTTGGCTCTGCAGAGCGGAAATTTACCCATCATTAAACTTTTGCTCGAAAAAGGAATTCCAGTAGATGAACCTAATTCTGGTGGAACAACACCTTTACTTTTTGCGTGTTCCAACAACAATATTATGCTTACCAAATTGTTTTTAGAGTTTGGAGCCGATGTTTTTCAGACCAATAAAAACGGCATTTCGCCCATTTATTATGCCTGTGCTTACAACCAAAAGCAAATGGTGCAGTTGTTTTTAACGCAAGGTCTGGATGTCAATTTTCAAACCCCAACACAAGGAGCCGTTACCTTGGGCAGTTACCTCGATTTTGTGGAAAGTGCTCAAGATTTATCGTCAGATAGTTTGTATCATTTGAGCAGTAGCTACACTTCCGGAGGCGAAAGTTTATTGCATTTGGCGGTAAAAAACAGTCATCTGTATATGGTAGAATTGCTATTGAAAAACGGTGCAGATGTAAACATTCAGGACGAGTCGGAAAATACAGCCTTGCATTATGCCTCTTCCAACGGCAAAAAAGATATTGTTGCCCTTTTAATCAAAAACGGAGCCGATGTAAACCTGACCAACGTACGCGAACAAAAGCCCTTAGATTATGCCAACCAAAGAGGTTTCAACGAAATTGCCGCAATGATTTTGCAACAAAACCCAAGCGATACTGCCTTGCCAAAACAAAATCCATTAGCCAATAATCCAATAGATTTAACGCCAAAGGCATCTGTTTCAAAAGAAGATATCAAAGCGAAATTAAAAGAACTGAAAGAATTGTATGAAGAGGATTTAATCTCCGAAGATGAGTTTAACGAAAAGAAAAAGGAGCTGCTAAGTAGAATGTAA
- a CDS encoding ankyrin repeat domain-containing protein, with product MSNLTLREAFTNHKFILVDEMLKENPSSYKELNNWDQNYLVTEALKQKSFSTIFTLIGEKLVETDVFELDSFSGSFIETVLANISFYSQPISAFNYETIAKEEPNEEALNFLEKFASAIENIDETISNTTILKWALIKKLPAKAIEILINKGCKVNEIDASENSMLHLDLPEEYFGMLINYGLNVNHKNRGNVTPLQKAIDAGNKNAVRILLENGADAQHKDNRGNSMFYMALVDKINYEIYDLLCEFDNPNFDETNTDGASMLFEYIRRIDGYFSENSLKYLAKLLEQGADLTHKCLYYGSPTTPLDMAITKPFALFEVVLNYLHADVNEQDDNGNTLLHKVCNVNLNFEAEKAKDIYRKAKLLLEKGADVSIRNAQDKLPLDLASNDNLKEKTVKLLMS from the coding sequence ATGTCAAACCTAACCCTAAGAGAAGCCTTTACCAACCATAAATTTATTTTGGTTGATGAAATGCTGAAAGAAAACCCTTCTTCGTACAAAGAACTTAACAATTGGGACCAAAATTATCTGGTTACCGAAGCCTTAAAACAAAAATCATTCAGCACCATTTTTACACTGATAGGCGAAAAATTGGTAGAAACGGATGTGTTTGAGCTAGATAGTTTTTCGGGCAGTTTTATCGAAACCGTTTTGGCAAATATTTCGTTTTATTCGCAACCTATTTCGGCTTTTAACTACGAAACAATTGCTAAAGAAGAACCGAATGAAGAAGCTTTAAATTTCTTGGAGAAATTTGCTTCAGCGATCGAAAATATTGATGAAACAATTTCGAACACCACCATTTTAAAATGGGCGTTAATCAAAAAATTGCCTGCAAAAGCCATCGAAATTTTAATCAATAAAGGCTGTAAAGTAAATGAAATTGATGCTTCCGAAAACTCGATGTTGCATCTGGATTTACCTGAAGAATATTTCGGAATGCTCATTAATTATGGACTAAATGTCAACCACAAAAACAGGGGAAACGTTACCCCATTGCAAAAAGCCATTGATGCAGGCAACAAAAATGCGGTACGAATTTTACTCGAAAACGGAGCCGATGCACAGCACAAAGACAACCGTGGTAATTCGATGTTTTATATGGCTTTGGTAGATAAAATCAACTATGAAATTTACGATTTGCTGTGTGAATTTGACAATCCGAATTTTGACGAAACCAATACCGATGGCGCTTCGATGCTATTTGAATACATTAGAAGAATAGACGGTTATTTTAGCGAAAATTCCTTGAAATATTTAGCCAAACTGCTAGAACAAGGTGCCGATTTAACACATAAATGTTTGTACTACGGAAGTCCCACAACACCTTTGGATATGGCAATTACCAAACCTTTTGCCCTTTTTGAAGTTGTGCTCAATTATTTGCATGCTGATGTTAACGAACAAGATGATAACGGAAATACCTTACTGCACAAAGTATGTAATGTGAACCTAAATTTTGAAGCCGAAAAAGCCAAAGACATTTACAGAAAAGCAAAGTTATTATTAGAAAAAGGTGCAGATGTTTCTATCAGAAATGCTCAAGACAAATTACCTCTGGATTTGGCAAGTAATGATAATTTAAAAGAAAAAACCGTGAAACTATTGATGAGTTAG
- a CDS encoding SPFH domain-containing protein, whose translation METINGITFEDWACACANLAGGMPENEVLNVLGIELPVWQKTSDEWSAKLGDMMAEDMSIATKYAEYFTNPKQGKFADAGSTTMSLADALAIVPDFDAYQKIFWQMSKGAEVGVDGIQVLQTYGLTLQSWASVGQHYSQMQHQMMDENLSPEELKRNYDFLTQTSEKWQNHWDNHYKDSKADLAGDIDFLISREMGITETIKEQLRSVIQWEKPQEYQLFYKFTDKGDEIKNASKLILQPGQGCIFTHEGKIEGVFEAEGLYDLKTENTPFFTTMKKMLNAFESEHKVGIWFYRKADINNIRWGTRLPIKYNDPVYAFLVHLRGYGNYTIRISDVKSFFVNILAGQEDYFSYELQELFLSRITQPISNYLANAKFSYAEIDSHIEEIAKEAQQKSLSVFEDLGFCLIDFRIEGTSFDEETNQRINEISNVQADVHASKIAGVDYAQMQQLKAMRDLAKNEGTAGASIGMFAGMNMAQNINPNPPSPDLKTKLKELKELFDEGLIDEQEFKEAKAKLLA comes from the coding sequence ATGGAAACTATTAATGGAATTACTTTTGAAGATTGGGCTTGTGCCTGTGCCAATTTAGCTGGCGGAATGCCCGAAAACGAAGTGCTAAATGTATTGGGAATTGAATTGCCGGTTTGGCAAAAAACCAGTGACGAATGGAGTGCAAAATTGGGCGATATGATGGCTGAAGATATGAGCATTGCCACTAAATATGCCGAATATTTTACCAACCCTAAACAAGGAAAATTTGCCGATGCCGGTTCCACTACAATGTCATTGGCTGATGCTTTGGCGATCGTTCCTGATTTTGATGCTTATCAAAAGATTTTCTGGCAAATGAGCAAAGGTGCAGAAGTTGGCGTAGATGGCATTCAGGTGTTGCAAACTTACGGGCTTACCCTGCAAAGTTGGGCTTCGGTTGGGCAACATTACAGCCAAATGCAACACCAAATGATGGACGAAAACCTGTCGCCAGAAGAACTGAAACGCAATTATGATTTCCTTACCCAAACCAGCGAAAAATGGCAAAACCATTGGGACAATCATTATAAAGATAGTAAGGCAGATTTAGCTGGAGATATTGATTTTTTAATTTCACGCGAAATGGGAATTACAGAAACCATCAAAGAGCAGTTACGGTCGGTTATCCAATGGGAAAAACCGCAAGAATACCAGCTTTTCTACAAATTTACCGACAAAGGCGACGAGATTAAAAATGCGTCAAAGCTTATTCTGCAACCCGGACAAGGCTGTATTTTTACCCACGAAGGAAAAATTGAAGGTGTTTTTGAAGCTGAAGGTTTGTATGACCTGAAAACTGAAAACACGCCATTTTTTACCACGATGAAGAAAATGCTAAACGCCTTTGAAAGTGAACACAAAGTGGGCATTTGGTTTTACCGCAAAGCGGATATCAATAACATCCGTTGGGGAACTAGACTTCCGATTAAATACAACGACCCGGTATATGCTTTTCTGGTGCATTTGCGTGGTTATGGCAATTATACAATCCGTATTTCTGATGTGAAATCATTTTTTGTGAACATTTTGGCTGGGCAGGAAGATTATTTTAGCTACGAATTGCAGGAGTTGTTCTTATCTCGAATTACGCAACCTATTTCCAATTATCTCGCCAATGCCAAATTTTCTTATGCCGAAATTGACAGCCATATCGAGGAAATTGCAAAAGAAGCACAGCAAAAATCGCTTTCTGTTTTTGAAGATTTAGGATTTTGTTTAATTGATTTTCGTATCGAAGGCACTTCATTTGACGAAGAAACCAATCAGCGGATCAACGAAATTTCAAATGTTCAGGCAGATGTTCACGCCTCAAAAATTGCCGGGGTTGATTATGCCCAAATGCAACAGCTCAAAGCAATGCGAGATTTGGCAAAAAACGAAGGCACTGCCGGAGCATCAATTGGAATGTTTGCCGGAATGAATATGGCACAAAACATCAACCCAAATCCTCCAAGTCCAGATTTAAAAACCAAACTCAAAGAACTGAAAGAATTGTTTGATGAAGGCTTGATTGACGAACAGGAATTTAAAGAGGCTAAGGCAAAATTGCTGGCTTAA